In Synechocystis sp. PCC 6714, the following are encoded in one genomic region:
- the fetB gene encoding iron export ABC transporter permease subunit FetB — MEHALIELDWADIGWMLGLLGTAIALLQWQGLNLTGQLLWAGGRTILQLIVVGYFLAVVFSLDNAGAVLLVLAIMLTIAAVVARNRINPRSQSLFGWLWLSLGASTAISLGYALVVIIQPPQWYSPQYLIPLTGMILGQTMNSASLAGERLASAIQQNPREIETHLCLGASPGQAIANYRRDAIRASLIPTINQMMVVGLVSLPGMLTGQVLAGGDPLNASVYQILIMFLILLTNTLSTIAVTAAVYRQYFNQYQQLLV, encoded by the coding sequence ATGGAACATGCCTTAATCGAGTTGGATTGGGCCGATATTGGTTGGATGTTGGGACTGCTGGGCACGGCGATCGCCCTGTTGCAATGGCAGGGGCTAAATTTAACAGGGCAACTGCTCTGGGCCGGAGGGCGCACCATTCTGCAACTGATTGTGGTGGGCTATTTTCTGGCGGTGGTTTTTTCCCTAGATAATGCTGGGGCAGTGCTGCTGGTACTGGCCATTATGTTAACCATTGCCGCTGTGGTGGCCAGAAACCGCATTAATCCCCGGAGTCAATCCCTATTCGGCTGGCTCTGGCTTTCTTTGGGGGCTAGCACTGCCATTAGTTTGGGTTACGCCCTGGTAGTGATTATTCAACCTCCCCAATGGTATTCCCCCCAATATCTGATTCCTTTGACGGGGATGATTTTGGGACAAACCATGAACAGTGCCTCTTTAGCCGGCGAAAGGCTAGCCAGTGCTATTCAACAAAATCCTCGGGAAATTGAAACCCACCTTTGTTTGGGGGCCAGCCCTGGGCAGGCGATCGCCAATTACCGTCGAGATGCCATTCGTGCCAGTTTGATTCCCACCATTAACCAAATGATGGTGGTGGGTTTGGTCAGTTTGCCAGGGATGTTAACGGGGCAAGTGTTGGCCGGGGGTGATCCCCTCAATGCCTCGGTCTATCAGATTTTAATTATGTTCTTAATTTTGTTGACCAATACCCTCAGCACCATTGCCGTTACCGCCGCTGTTTACCGTCAATATTTCAATCAGTATCAACAATTATTAGTTTGA
- the rnc gene encoding ribonuclease III translates to MNHPDLPAIGDPQLKLEALTHGSYSNEHPGTPSYDRLEFLGDAVLGFLVGQILFERYPHFTEAELSRLRAQLVNQNQLAYLARFLEIGPEIRLSRSLARDDGQDNPSILADVFESWLGASFLDAGLETVRDFVEELFIPILEQWEQSQDGRSPKPSPTVDIKNMLQQWALEKTKQLPEYTLIDTAGPPHAREFTFTVSVSGKVQGKGSGPSKQMATKQAALDALKNLGLL, encoded by the coding sequence GTGAACCATCCTGATTTACCTGCCATTGGGGATCCCCAGTTAAAGCTAGAGGCCCTGACCCATGGCTCCTATAGCAACGAACATCCAGGTACTCCTTCCTATGATCGGTTGGAGTTTCTTGGTGATGCGGTGCTGGGCTTTTTAGTGGGACAGATTCTCTTTGAACGTTACCCTCATTTTACGGAGGCAGAGCTGAGTCGTTTACGGGCCCAGTTGGTTAACCAAAATCAGCTAGCTTATCTGGCCAGATTTTTGGAAATTGGCCCAGAAATTCGCCTAAGCCGCAGTTTAGCAAGGGATGACGGCCAGGATAATCCCTCCATACTAGCGGACGTGTTTGAGTCTTGGTTGGGGGCTTCTTTCCTGGATGCTGGTTTGGAAACTGTGAGGGATTTTGTTGAAGAGCTATTTATTCCCATTTTGGAACAGTGGGAACAAAGCCAGGACGGGCGATCGCCAAAACCCTCCCCTACGGTGGACATAAAAAATATGCTGCAACAATGGGCTTTGGAGAAAACCAAACAGTTACCGGAATACACACTGATCGATACCGCAGGCCCTCCCCATGCCCGGGAATTTACTTTCACTGTTAGTGTGTCTGGCAAAGTCCAAGGAAAGGGTTCTGGCCCTAGTAAACAAATGGCCACCAAACAGGCGGCTCTGGATGCATTGAAAAATTTAGGATTGTTGTAG
- the psb27 gene encoding photosystem II protein Psb27, which yields MMSFLKNQLSRLLALVLVVTIGLTACDSGTGLTGNYSQDTLTVIATLREAVDLPQDAPNRQELQDTARAQINDYISRYRRKGNAGGLKSFTTMQTALNSLAGYYTSYGARPIPEKLKKRLQLEFTQAERSIERGV from the coding sequence GTGATGTCCTTTTTAAAAAATCAGTTGTCACGGCTGTTAGCTTTAGTTTTAGTAGTGACGATCGGTCTGACGGCCTGCGACAGTGGCACAGGACTCACCGGCAACTATAGCCAAGATACCCTAACTGTTATTGCTACTCTGCGGGAAGCAGTTGATCTGCCCCAGGATGCCCCCAATCGTCAGGAATTACAGGACACTGCCCGGGCCCAAATTAACGATTACATTTCCCGTTACCGCCGCAAGGGTAATGCCGGTGGACTGAAATCTTTCACCACCATGCAAACGGCCCTCAACTCCTTAGCTGGCTATTACACCTCCTATGGTGCTCGCCCCATTCCCGAAAAGTTGAAAAAGCGTCTACAACTAGAATTTACCCAAGCAGAAAGATCCATTGAACGGGGCGTGTGA
- a CDS encoding hybrid sensor histidine kinase/response regulator: MGKILPLLQKYWLLPCLLLAGYGGNYFRLHLFFGVDFLFGSIATLLVIVYFGLFWGLISAAIAGSYTLLIWHHGYALVVILLEALVVAIMLRQKQRNLVLLNSLFWLLIGMPLVYIFYHWGLNMTPVPARLVTLKQATNGIFNSLIASFLITSFGLTNVTLPVLLKPTYPRWQRLSFEQTLFNLLVAFIFFPLLFVTVFNGQESFLEMEKQMAENLTSLSIPVQNSIQDWYQNHLRGAEIFSEQILPLLTEVNRGNDEQLFFLSLETETTQKAFDGFSYIYIGDRQGKIIASSPEFNEVGQSRLGLIQSQKVANFSLAQPGMKISPLHRTSLDIKPHISITIPLMNDNGLQGFVNASLNLSKAENLLYADRVNDQLSITLTDGKNQVVASTIANLLPLEVYQPFQAGEIRNLDENTYHWYPDQPANPTLRWRNSYYYHISSLENINGWQLIIGLPAQESVEQLQSHSVQKLGLLLCLTLIGLVIAIGISKRVAKPLLTLAKITTDIPAKLQYQGLTPVALHSEVSEVVTLNENFNEMLTTLQNQFKTIKQARDNLEVRVAERTNTLIAINKQLAGEIEERQHIEIELRKAKENAEFANRFKSEFLANISHEIRTPMNAILGFCDLLLQKNISPAQTESYLNAINSSSKVLLVLIDDILDISKIEAGKLIINEEPVNLKSTLVEIKQIFDYTAENKGIILITQLDASLSQEIYFDAVRLRQILFNLVGNAIKFTDTGQVFVYIGVEDTHIQKSDQYVSLAIEVTDTGIGIAPEDQSRIFDVFTQSQGQSTRKYGGTGLGLTITKRLTALLGGSISLQSQPGEGSTFILRFPSVRLVENSVSVDGDRLGLTGQLNIAEQSKSSIPAESFPESIDNALLTQPTAVPLLTPGQREQLISLLTEQENEIWQSLRHTLISRQLRNFGDRLRKLGKEHHWDGLEAYGHEIIKALENFDSRHLEKLMGEFPQYRASLMEIPPITPTERV, translated from the coding sequence ATGGGTAAAATTCTCCCTTTGTTGCAAAAATATTGGCTGTTGCCCTGTCTGCTGTTAGCCGGTTATGGGGGAAATTACTTTCGCTTACATTTATTCTTTGGTGTTGATTTTCTTTTTGGTAGTATTGCCACCCTATTAGTTATCGTTTACTTCGGCTTATTTTGGGGCTTAATTAGTGCGGCGATCGCCGGTAGTTACACCCTATTAATTTGGCACCATGGCTATGCATTAGTGGTAATTTTACTCGAAGCCTTAGTGGTGGCAATCATGTTACGTCAGAAGCAAAGGAACTTGGTGCTGCTTAATAGTTTATTTTGGCTATTAATCGGTATGCCTCTGGTTTATATTTTTTATCATTGGGGCTTAAATATGACCCCGGTGCCGGCTCGTTTGGTAACGTTAAAACAAGCAACTAATGGCATTTTTAATAGCTTAATTGCCAGCTTTCTAATTACTAGTTTTGGGCTGACAAATGTAACACTTCCTGTTCTTTTAAAACCTACTTACCCCCGCTGGCAAAGATTATCTTTTGAACAAACTTTATTTAATCTACTAGTTGCATTTATCTTTTTTCCTCTACTATTTGTTACCGTATTTAACGGTCAGGAATCTTTTTTGGAAATGGAAAAGCAAATGGCAGAGAATTTAACCTCATTATCTATTCCAGTTCAAAATTCCATTCAAGACTGGTATCAAAATCATTTAAGGGGAGCAGAGATTTTTTCCGAACAAATTCTGCCTCTGTTAACAGAAGTTAATCGGGGAAATGATGAACAGTTATTCTTCCTCTCCCTGGAAACGGAAACTACCCAAAAAGCTTTCGATGGTTTCAGCTATATTTACATCGGCGATCGCCAAGGAAAAATAATTGCCAGCTCCCCTGAGTTCAATGAAGTGGGTCAATCACGCTTAGGCTTGATTCAATCGCAAAAAGTGGCTAATTTTTCCCTTGCCCAACCAGGAATGAAAATTTCGCCACTGCATCGTACTAGCCTCGATATTAAGCCTCACATAAGCATCACCATTCCCCTGATGAATGACAATGGTTTACAAGGGTTTGTCAATGCCTCTTTAAATTTATCTAAAGCAGAAAATCTTTTATATGCAGACCGGGTTAATGATCAACTAAGCATTACCCTCACCGATGGCAAAAATCAAGTGGTAGCCAGTACCATTGCAAACCTTTTACCTCTGGAAGTTTACCAACCATTCCAAGCAGGAGAAATCCGCAATCTTGATGAAAATACTTACCATTGGTATCCGGATCAACCGGCAAATCCAACCCTCCGTTGGCGCAATTCCTACTATTATCATATTAGCTCTTTAGAAAATATTAATGGTTGGCAATTAATCATTGGTTTACCTGCCCAGGAAAGCGTTGAACAATTGCAAAGTCACTCCGTACAAAAACTAGGCTTACTATTGTGTTTGACCCTGATAGGCCTAGTAATTGCCATTGGCATTAGTAAGCGAGTTGCTAAGCCATTATTAACTTTAGCTAAGATTACCACCGACATCCCAGCCAAGTTACAATACCAGGGCTTAACTCCCGTTGCACTCCACAGTGAAGTCAGCGAAGTAGTGACGCTGAATGAAAACTTTAATGAAATGTTGACAACCCTACAAAATCAATTTAAAACTATTAAGCAAGCTCGGGACAATCTAGAAGTTAGGGTGGCAGAAAGAACCAACACATTAATAGCAATTAATAAGCAGCTAGCGGGGGAAATTGAAGAACGTCAACACATTGAAATAGAGCTGAGGAAAGCAAAAGAAAATGCGGAATTTGCCAATCGCTTTAAAAGTGAGTTTCTTGCCAATATTAGCCATGAAATCCGCACCCCAATGAATGCTATTCTTGGTTTTTGTGATTTACTCCTGCAGAAAAATATTAGCCCAGCTCAGACCGAAAGTTATCTCAATGCCATTAACTCCAGCAGTAAAGTATTATTGGTTCTCATTGACGATATTTTAGATATTTCCAAAATTGAAGCTGGCAAATTAATTATTAATGAGGAGCCGGTGAATCTAAAATCAACCTTGGTAGAAATTAAACAAATTTTTGACTACACAGCGGAGAATAAGGGGATAATTTTAATCACTCAATTAGATGCCAGTTTAAGCCAAGAAATTTATTTTGACGCGGTACGTCTGCGGCAGATTTTGTTTAACTTGGTGGGTAATGCGATTAAGTTTACTGATACAGGTCAAGTTTTTGTTTACATTGGTGTAGAGGACACGCACATTCAAAAATCCGATCAATATGTTTCTTTGGCCATTGAAGTTACCGATACAGGCATTGGCATTGCACCGGAAGATCAAAGCCGGATTTTTGATGTTTTTACCCAAAGTCAGGGACAAAGTACCCGAAAATATGGTGGCACTGGCCTGGGTTTGACCATTACCAAGCGGTTAACAGCATTATTGGGGGGAAGCATCAGTTTGCAGAGTCAACCGGGGGAAGGAAGTACTTTTATTTTACGTTTTCCTTCGGTGCGTTTGGTGGAAAATTCTGTCTCCGTCGACGGCGATCGCCTGGGTTTGACTGGCCAGCTGAACATTGCTGAGCAAAGTAAATCTTCTATTCCAGCAGAATCTTTTCCGGAAAGCATCGATAACGCCCTGTTGACCCAACCCACCGCCGTACCCCTACTGACCCCAGGCCAGCGGGAACAATTAATTTCCCTGTTGACAGAGCAGGAAAACGAAATTTGGCAAAGTCTGCGCCACACACTCATTTCCCGACAACTCAGAAACTTTGGCGATCGCCTCAGGAAGCTGGGAAAAGAACACCATTGGGATGGCTTAGAGGCCTACGGGCATGAAATCATCAAAGCATTGGAAAATTTTGATAGTCGCCACCTCGAAAAGCTTATGGGAGAATTTCCCCAATATAGGGCTAGCTTAATGGAGATTCCCCCCATTACCCCAACGGAGCGAGTTTAG
- a CDS encoding DUF2079 domain-containing protein, which yields MEGNQSPVEQVILPRPLLIGMAIGALIFFICATVRHWLFQSTALDLGFFDQSIYLISQGEYPRVSFRGFHILGDHAAFLVYPLAIFYKIYPSVYWLFLIQAIALALGAWPTWQLAKQTGLGEKESLTMALVYGLYPLIFNVNLFDFHTEVVALPALLWAVWSARANKWTIFVISLIVILASKAVLSLTVFMLGIWLLIWERKRLMGLVATVTGLAWFIIATKGIIPAFSGEEAAAVGRYSFLGDSVLEIIINLVLKPQIVLGALFTLDNLFYLVLLTAPVIWGIWGRAWAMFIPAIPALFINLVTDYLPQKDLIHQYAIPILPFLLLVVMTHWYRGSSWLKQPRWIILWTMIAFLALGKYTYFFGRYWQHWGQLENLQAAVQLVQPGDRVLTSPHIAAHLSHRPDLELAIEAEAPFDLNRFDAVLLQINYAGWENSQGTVETLAQQVSEDPAFAPEYQDNEVILYRRSPAIP from the coding sequence ATGGAAGGAAATCAGTCCCCCGTTGAGCAAGTTATTCTCCCCCGTCCCCTGCTAATTGGCATGGCGATCGGTGCCCTTATTTTCTTTATCTGTGCCACGGTGCGCCATTGGCTTTTCCAGTCCACCGCTTTGGATTTGGGCTTTTTCGATCAGTCCATTTACCTGATTAGCCAAGGGGAATATCCCCGGGTTTCCTTTCGGGGCTTTCATATTTTGGGGGACCACGCCGCCTTTTTGGTCTATCCCCTGGCGATTTTTTATAAAATTTATCCTTCTGTTTATTGGTTATTTCTTATTCAGGCGATCGCCTTGGCTCTGGGGGCTTGGCCTACCTGGCAATTGGCAAAACAAACGGGGTTAGGGGAAAAAGAAAGTTTAACCATGGCTTTGGTTTATGGTCTATATCCCCTAATTTTTAATGTTAATTTGTTTGATTTCCATACGGAGGTGGTGGCCTTACCGGCCTTACTCTGGGCGGTGTGGAGTGCCAGGGCTAATAAATGGACAATTTTTGTCATTAGTTTAATTGTCATTTTAGCTAGTAAAGCAGTGCTTTCCCTAACCGTGTTTATGTTGGGCATTTGGTTGCTGATTTGGGAAAGAAAAAGATTGATGGGATTAGTTGCCACAGTGACCGGTTTAGCCTGGTTTATCATTGCCACTAAGGGGATTATTCCTGCTTTTAGCGGCGAAGAAGCGGCGGCGGTGGGCCGTTATAGTTTTCTCGGCGATTCGGTGCTAGAAATTATCATCAACTTAGTGTTGAAACCCCAAATTGTTTTAGGGGCATTATTTACCCTGGATAATTTATTTTATTTAGTCCTATTAACCGCACCCGTAATTTGGGGCATTTGGGGTAGAGCTTGGGCTATGTTTATCCCAGCTATTCCAGCTCTGTTTATTAATCTGGTTACCGATTATTTACCCCAAAAAGATTTAATTCATCAATATGCCATTCCCATCTTGCCCTTTTTATTATTGGTGGTGATGACCCATTGGTACCGGGGCAGTAGTTGGCTCAAGCAACCCCGCTGGATTATTCTCTGGACGATGATCGCCTTTTTAGCCCTGGGCAAATACACCTACTTTTTCGGGAGATACTGGCAACATTGGGGGCAGTTAGAAAATTTACAGGCGGCGGTGCAGTTGGTTCAACCAGGCGATCGAGTGTTGACTTCCCCCCACATTGCTGCTCACCTCAGCCATCGACCGGACTTGGAATTAGCCATCGAAGCGGAAGCACCCTTTGATTTAAACCGTTTTGATGCGGTGTTGTTACAGATAAACTATGCCGGTTGGGAAAATTCCCAGGGCACCGTAGAAACATTAGCCCAACAGGTGAGCGAAGACCCAGCTTTTGCGCCAGAATATCAAGACAATGAGGTGATTCTTTACCGCCGTTCTCCTGCCATTCCCTAG
- a CDS encoding carbohydrate kinase codes for MATAQVLCFGEMLFDCLADQLGQPLESVHSWTNYPGGAPANVACALVKQGVSSTFIGRLGMDRAGQELKSVLQRCQVNLDGLQIDPQRPTRLVYVTRTLDGDRHFAGFGQYSTGDFADTAVDPSLIPESLFASAQYLVMGTIALAYPDSRAATERIVAFAEQHQVKIFLDINWRSVFWQDEAEAKERIQALIPQAEILKCTDEEAVWLFGRQDPVTIHDKFPHLQGVLVTAGEKGCAYSLGENYGEIPAFKVNVQDTTGAGDNFVAGFLAQALTHGEKLFTDSNLSRQAVTYASAMGALTTLHPGAIAK; via the coding sequence GTGGCCACAGCCCAGGTGCTATGTTTTGGCGAAATGTTGTTTGATTGTCTGGCCGACCAGTTGGGGCAACCGTTGGAATCGGTGCATTCCTGGACTAATTATCCCGGTGGTGCTCCCGCCAATGTGGCCTGCGCTTTGGTTAAACAGGGAGTTTCCTCCACCTTCATTGGCCGTTTGGGGATGGACAGGGCAGGGCAAGAATTAAAAAGTGTTCTCCAGCGATGCCAAGTAAATCTGGATGGCCTCCAAATTGACCCCCAGCGACCCACCCGTTTAGTTTACGTTACCCGCACATTGGACGGCGATCGCCATTTTGCTGGATTTGGGCAATACTCCACCGGGGATTTTGCGGACACTGCCGTAGATCCCAGCTTGATCCCTGAATCTTTATTTGCATCCGCTCAATATCTAGTAATGGGCACCATTGCCCTGGCCTATCCCGACAGTCGGGCCGCCACGGAGCGCATAGTAGCCTTCGCAGAACAGCATCAGGTAAAGATTTTTTTAGACATCAATTGGCGATCGGTCTTTTGGCAGGATGAGGCAGAAGCAAAGGAACGCATTCAAGCCCTGATTCCCCAGGCCGAAATTTTGAAATGCACCGACGAAGAAGCGGTCTGGCTCTTTGGTCGCCAAGATCCTGTCACCATCCACGACAAGTTTCCCCATCTCCAAGGGGTGCTAGTGACCGCGGGAGAAAAGGGTTGTGCCTATTCCTTGGGCGAAAACTACGGGGAAATTCCAGCGTTTAAAGTCAATGTGCAGGATACCACCGGCGCAGGGGATAATTTTGTGGCGGGATTTTTAGCCCAGGCCCTTACCCATGGGGAAAAGTTATTTACAGATAGCAATCTCAGTCGCCAGGCTGTGACCTATGCCAGTGCCATGGGAGCTTTAACCACCCTCCATCCAGGGGCGATCGCCAAATAA
- a CDS encoding class I SAM-dependent methyltransferase, with amino-acid sequence MAKSLTEKSSIEEIRARFDADVERFSNLETGQVTTIDAPLSMELITQAAIAATPKIERILDIGCGAGNNTIRLVREYKGNFACDLCDVSQPMLERAKQRLSQETNDEIRLFEGDFRSIQFEESSYDVIIAAAVLHHLRDNADWENAFKKIYGLLRPGGSFWITDLVIQESAAVDALMWQRYGSYLEDLKGAEYREKVFEYIDKEDSPRPLTFQLELMRQVGFQSVEVLHKNSCFAAFGAIKGK; translated from the coding sequence ATGGCCAAATCCTTAACAGAAAAATCTTCCATCGAAGAAATTCGAGCACGGTTCGATGCAGATGTGGAAAGATTCTCCAATCTTGAAACAGGACAAGTCACCACCATTGACGCTCCCCTATCCATGGAGCTAATAACCCAGGCCGCCATTGCCGCCACACCAAAGATTGAGCGCATCTTGGACATAGGGTGTGGAGCGGGAAATAACACAATCCGCCTGGTTAGGGAATATAAGGGAAATTTTGCCTGTGATCTTTGTGACGTTAGTCAACCCATGCTGGAACGGGCAAAACAGCGTCTTTCTCAGGAAACAAACGATGAAATACGTCTTTTTGAGGGAGATTTCCGAAGTATTCAATTTGAAGAATCCAGTTACGATGTTATTATCGCCGCCGCAGTGCTCCATCATTTACGGGATAATGCCGACTGGGAGAACGCCTTCAAGAAAATTTACGGATTGTTGCGTCCCGGAGGTAGTTTTTGGATCACAGATTTAGTAATCCAAGAATCCGCTGCCGTTGATGCCTTGATGTGGCAAAGGTATGGCTCCTATCTTGAAGATTTAAAAGGAGCAGAATATCGGGAAAAAGTATTTGAATACATTGACAAGGAAGATTCCCCCCGTCCTCTAACCTTTCAGCTTGAACTTATGCGGCAGGTTGGCTTTCAATCCGTTGAAGTACTGCACAAAAATTCCTGTTTCGCCGCCTTTGGTGCCATTAAAGGAAAATAA
- a CDS encoding abortive infection family protein, with product MTVVGQLGLAHFRIQLLETMTILLGKLDKVRQLQDILIARATDSNASEEKYSELRLKLLRDPTVRDRLPQFVKTYDELSKFWGFIKGSFDTYQERRMFIWEKFSSLINFLEQNVIEAHPADDDISAILVDFDIEHVHIAWQKALERRSEDPEAAITMARTLIESVCKHILDEAGIAHSYKDDLPKLYKETAKQLNMAPEQHQEKIFKQILGGCESVIQGLGTLRNRLSDAHGRGKKAVKPSPRHATLAVNLAGSMAAFLVATWEERSVKAT from the coding sequence TTGACTGTTGTTGGACAACTTGGGTTAGCACATTTTAGAATTCAGCTTTTGGAAACGATGACAATACTTTTGGGAAAATTAGACAAAGTACGACAACTACAAGATATATTAATTGCTCGCGCCACAGATAGTAATGCCAGTGAGGAAAAGTACAGTGAACTCCGTTTAAAATTATTAAGAGATCCCACTGTCAGAGATCGTCTTCCTCAATTTGTGAAGACTTACGATGAACTCTCAAAATTTTGGGGTTTCATTAAAGGAAGCTTTGATACCTACCAAGAACGAAGGATGTTCATATGGGAAAAATTTAGTTCATTAATTAATTTTTTAGAGCAAAATGTTATTGAAGCTCATCCAGCAGATGACGACATTTCTGCGATTCTTGTCGATTTCGATATTGAACACGTTCACATTGCTTGGCAAAAAGCTCTTGAGCGGCGTAGTGAAGATCCAGAAGCAGCAATTACTATGGCACGCACATTAATTGAATCAGTCTGCAAACATATTTTGGATGAAGCAGGTATTGCTCACAGCTATAAAGATGATTTGCCTAAACTTTATAAAGAAACTGCTAAACAACTTAATATGGCTCCTGAACAGCATCAAGAAAAGATCTTTAAGCAAATTCTTGGTGGTTGTGAGTCAGTAATTCAAGGGCTTGGTACTTTACGAAATAGGCTAAGCGATGCTCATGGTAGAGGCAAAAAAGCTGTCAAACCCTCTCCTCGGCACGCTACACTTGCCGTTAATTTAGCCGGTTCAATGGCAGCATTTTTGGTTGCAACTTGGGAGGAGCGATCTGTGAAAGCGACCTAA